The proteins below are encoded in one region of Methylobacillus flagellatus KT:
- the ubiB gene encoding ubiquinone biosynthesis regulatory protein kinase UbiB has protein sequence MRWLRLFHIILVTLRFGLDEFILGHTSLRPLQRPVQVLLFWRDTSRPRGERLRLALESLGPIFVKFGQMLSTRRDLIPLDLADELAKLQDRVPAFGYDDVETILKQAYGKPVLEVFQSFDVEPIASASVAQVHFAQLPDGRPVAVKILRPGISKVIEKDLKLLDSAAWLLQTLSSDGKRLKPREVVAEFARHIHSELDLMLEAANCSLLGRNFADKRLLLVPDVYWDWCHEQVMVMERMNGTPVSQVDHLREIGVDIPKLARDGVEIFFTQVFRDGFFHADMHPGNVQVADDGRYVALDFGIMGTLNDEDKQYLARNFLAFFRRDYREVARAHIESGWAPKDTPIDEFETAIRAVCEPIFDKPLKEISFGKVLLRLFQTSRRFGVEIQPQLAMLQKTLLNVEGLGRDLDPNLDLWKTARPYLERWMSEQVGWRSALDNLRAELPYWSKILPQMPRLIHQQLERGLQYSPTNAELERMREEHQRQTRWLRLITVALILLVLLQSTALLLWWLARH, from the coding sequence ATGCGTTGGCTGCGCCTGTTCCACATCATCCTAGTCACACTACGCTTCGGCCTGGACGAGTTTATCCTCGGGCATACCAGCTTGCGCCCATTACAGCGCCCGGTGCAAGTCCTCCTGTTCTGGCGCGACACTTCCCGCCCGCGCGGCGAACGGCTGCGCCTGGCGCTTGAGTCGCTGGGCCCCATCTTCGTCAAGTTCGGCCAGATGCTTTCCACGCGGCGCGACCTCATTCCGCTGGATCTCGCAGACGAACTGGCGAAGCTGCAGGACCGGGTGCCGGCCTTTGGCTACGATGACGTTGAGACCATTCTCAAGCAGGCTTATGGCAAACCGGTACTGGAAGTATTCCAAAGCTTCGACGTCGAACCGATTGCCAGCGCCTCGGTCGCCCAGGTGCATTTCGCCCAACTGCCTGACGGCAGGCCAGTGGCGGTCAAGATCCTGCGGCCCGGCATCAGCAAGGTCATAGAAAAAGACCTCAAGCTGCTGGATAGCGCGGCATGGCTGCTACAGACGCTCTCCTCGGACGGCAAGCGCCTGAAACCACGGGAAGTGGTGGCCGAATTCGCGCGCCATATCCACAGCGAGCTCGACCTCATGCTGGAGGCGGCCAACTGCAGCCTGTTAGGCCGCAACTTTGCCGACAAACGCCTGCTACTGGTGCCCGACGTCTATTGGGACTGGTGCCACGAGCAAGTGATGGTGATGGAGCGCATGAATGGCACCCCGGTCAGCCAGGTGGATCACCTGCGCGAAATCGGTGTCGATATTCCCAAGCTCGCACGCGACGGTGTGGAAATCTTCTTTACCCAGGTGTTCCGCGACGGCTTTTTCCATGCCGACATGCACCCAGGCAATGTGCAAGTAGCTGACGACGGTCGTTATGTCGCACTGGATTTTGGCATCATGGGCACCCTGAACGACGAGGATAAGCAATACCTGGCGCGCAATTTCCTCGCCTTCTTCCGCCGCGACTACCGCGAAGTCGCGCGCGCACATATCGAATCTGGCTGGGCGCCCAAGGACACGCCGATCGACGAATTCGAAACCGCGATCCGCGCCGTATGCGAGCCCATTTTCGACAAGCCGCTCAAGGAAATCTCGTTCGGCAAGGTATTGCTACGCCTGTTCCAGACTTCGCGCCGCTTCGGCGTCGAAATCCAGCCCCAGCTCGCCATGCTGCAGAAAACCCTGCTCAACGTCGAAGGCCTGGGACGCGATCTCGACCCCAATCTCGACCTATGGAAAACCGCGCGCCCCTATCTGGAGCGCTGGATGTCCGAGCAGGTCGGCTGGCGCAGCGCACTGGACAACCTGAGAGCAGAGCTGCCCTATTGGAGCAAAATTCTTCCCCAAATGCCGCGCCTGATCCACCAGCAGCTGGAGCGCGGCCTGCAATACTCTCCCACCAATGCCGAGCTGGAACGCATGCGCGAGGAGCACCAACGCCAGACCCGCTGGCTGCGCCTCATCACTGTGGCATTGATCTTGCTGGTATTGCTGCAAAGTACGGCCCTCCTGCTATGGTGGCTGGCCCGGCATTGA
- a CDS encoding ubiquinone biosynthesis accessory factor UbiJ, whose amino-acid sequence MMLKPLLTRLLHHLLTQNSWAMQQLQPFGGKHARLLLPPFSVTLAVLEDGGLAIAGETADTDATITVPPSVALRMLAGDESAGTAASVSGDTEFAAGLASVLQDMSWEYEEDLSRIIGDAPAHEAVKLGRAAVSQARRQAENVAGMLAEYWQEEQPLIAKKRHIEQFVRDVDTLREDAERLQKRIDKLKSRLQADQ is encoded by the coding sequence ATGATGCTGAAGCCACTCCTCACCCGCCTGCTCCATCACCTACTGACCCAGAACAGCTGGGCCATGCAACAACTGCAGCCTTTCGGCGGCAAGCATGCCCGCCTGCTCCTGCCCCCGTTCAGCGTCACGCTGGCCGTGCTTGAGGATGGCGGCCTGGCTATCGCCGGAGAAACCGCCGATACCGACGCCACCATCACGGTGCCGCCTTCCGTGGCATTGCGCATGCTGGCTGGCGACGAATCGGCCGGCACTGCCGCATCCGTCTCGGGCGATACCGAGTTCGCTGCAGGTTTGGCCAGCGTATTGCAAGACATGTCATGGGAATATGAAGAGGATCTGAGCCGCATCATCGGCGACGCCCCCGCCCACGAAGCCGTCAAACTGGGCCGAGCCGCAGTCTCACAAGCAAGACGCCAAGCTGAAAATGTGGCTGGCATGCTGGCGGAATACTGGCAGGAGGAACAACCGCTGATTGCCAAAAAGCGCCATATCGAGCAATTCGTGCGTGACGTGGATACGCTGCGTGAGGATGCAGAGCGCCTGCAAAAGCGCATCGACAAGCTGAAATCCCGCCTGCAGGCGGATCAATAG